Proteins from a genomic interval of Sugiyamaella lignohabitans strain CBS 10342 chromosome C, complete sequence:
- the CFT2 gene encoding Cft2p (Subunit of the mRNA cleavage and polyadenlylation factor (CPF); required for pre-mRNA cleavage, polyadenylation and poly(A) site recognition, 43% similarity with the mammalian CPSF-100 protein; GO_component: GO:0005847 - mRNA cleavage and polyadenylation specificity factor complex [Evidence IEA]; GO_component: GO:0005847 - mRNA cleavage and polyadenylation specificity factor complex [Evidence IPI] [PMID 10523662]; GO_component: GO:0005847 - mRNA cleavage and polyadenylation specificity factor complex [Evidence IDA] [PMID 12819204]; GO_component: GO:0005847 - mRNA cleavage and polyadenylation specificity factor complex [Evidence IPI] [PMID 9099738]; GO_component: GO:0005849 - mRNA cleavage factor complex [Evidence IPI] [PMID 9099738]; GO_component: GO:0005634 - nucleus [Evidence IEA,IEA]; GO_function: GO:0003723 - RNA binding [Evidence IPI] [PMID 9099738]; GO_function: GO:0016787 - hydrolase activity [Evidence IEA]; GO_process: GO:0006379 - mRNA cleavage [Evidence IEA]; GO_process: GO:0006379 - mRNA cleavage [Evidence IDA] [PMID 11344258]; GO_process: GO:0006378 - mRNA polyadenylation [Evidence IEA]; GO_process: GO:0006378 - mRNA polyadenylation [Evidence IDA] [PMID 11344258]; GO_process: GO:0006397 - mRNA processing [Evidence IEA]), with product MFSFTPLQPPRKRLASTAAVPVSSATLITADSAAGSSASLAQVHQSLLTFPPNIKMLVDVGWNADLSMDLDYLINLAPSIDIILLTHATISHLGAFCYLYKMVPELASIPIYATMPVINMGRMITIDAYRSAGLLGPFSAAGNSNANGNANGNGANVLLTLADVDNAFDRIQSLKYSQPLALPGKLQGLTITAHNAGHTLGGTIWRIQKDQEDVLYAVDWNHSRDSLLNGALLQQDGKLVESLSRPSLMICGSKVTSTGLPLKFRKDLLLRQIRDTIDRGGSVLIPTSSAARMLELVTILDGFWTDMSRDPLSSIPLIYYSHVGTRTMSYASSMIEWMSSTVINQWESQTNTPFETRHVTYTCDLKDISTDKPRVIVASGEALEVGFARSIFAKLCSDERNTVILTENSGPGTLSGELYDYWFKQQDSSNDRSTASLAMKLQITYPTEFPLEGEELAQYNEVIREAQRKEELQNAIELRNQNILEQEESEESSDEEDDMVLTGQMDLSILIYGKDVYDYDVRQLKGKNRMFPFAQKRRRVDDYGDVIRSDDFVRVVEKTESESNSGGRGKSRMGGKRGWNNEGNGKNKNNNQEDEGPGRGKSNVDRQADNLAPSLIIPVKIVPTTEEITALCSIDFIDFEGLTDERSLKMIIPLIQPKKLIMIPSNDENSSTKLYESLAQVIPANGIFTATANEAINASINSFAFNVKISPELEGLLSWQKILGDYSVAHITGRLVIKDNEEAEQTPAEGVKLLKAEDSSMEVDDKEVVEIDKDEDMKDEKEQETAKLDLDLPLLKANSTTSKEITIVPLQTALELAAAPRSNPLLVGDIKLAELKKRLIAQGHRAEFRAEGILVCDEKVAVRKIAEGRLIIEGGIEKEFYQTRNLIRSLLATV from the coding sequence ATGTTCTCGTTTACGCCGTTGCAACCGCCTCGAAAGAGACTGGCGTCGACTGCGGCCGTGCCGGTGTCCAGTGCCACGCTGATTACGGCAGATTCGGCCGCAGGGTCGTCGGCCTCGCTTGCTCAGGTTCACCAGTCGTTGCTGACGTTTCCtccaaatatcaaaatgcTCGTTGATGTGGGCTGGAACGCTGATTTGTCAATGGATTTGGACTATCTTATTAATCTGGCTCCTTCgattgatattattctgCTGACTCATGCTACAATCTCTCATTTGGGAGCGTTTTGCTATTTATACAAAATGGTGCCGGAACTCGCTTCTATTCCAATTTACGCTACAATGCCGGTTATTAATATGGGTCGTATGATCACAATTGATGCGTATCGTAGTGCTGGTCTTCTGGGTCCGTTTTCTGCTGCGGGTAATAGTAATGCTAATGGAAATGCTAATGGTAATGGTGCGAATGTGCTGTTGACTCTGGCTGATGTGGATAATGCGTTTGATCGGATTCAGTCGTTGAAATATTCACAGCCGTTGGCTCTTCCGGGAAAGCTACAGGGTCTGACAATAACTGCACACAATGCTGGCCATACTTTGGGAGGAACCATCTGGAGAATTCAGAAAGATCAAGAGGATGTGTTATATGCAGTAGACTGGAACCATTCTAGAGACTCGCTGCTGAATGGTGCTCTGTTACAGCAAGACGGTAAACTGGTCGAGTCGTTGAGTCGACCGTCATTAATGATTTGTGGATCCAAGGTCACGAGCACGGGTCTGCCGTTGAAATTCAGAAAAGATTTGCTGCTTCGACAGATCCGTGATACAATTGATCGTGGCGGTAGTGTGTTGATTCCCACGTCTAGTGCCGCAAGAATGCTGGAATTAGTCACTATTCTAGACGGATTCTGGACCGATATGAGTCGAGACCCTCTGTCGTCAATTCcgcttatttattattctcaCGTAGGTACTCGTACCATGTCATATGCGTCGTCCATGATCGAATGGATGTCGTCAACTGTCATCAATCAATGGGAGTCCCAGACTAATACTCCGTTTGAAACGAGACATGTTACTTATACCTGTGACTTAAAAGACATTTCTACAGACAAACCACGGGTGATTGTAGCGTCTGGAGAAGCTCTTGAAGTTGGATTTGCTCGATCTATCTTTGCCAAATTGTGCTCGGATGAGAGGAATACGGTAATTCTCACTGAGAATTCGGGTCCTGGTACTTTGAGTGGTGAGTTGTATGATTACTGGTTCAAACAGCAAGACTCTTCAAACGACAGATCAACGGCTTCATTAGCAATGAAATTACAAATTACATATCCTACTGAATTTCCTTTGGAAGGAGAGGAGTTGGCTCAGTATAATGAGGTTATTCGCGAAGCACAGCGAAAAGAAGAGCTTCaaaatgcaattgagcTGCGAAACCAGAATATTCTCgagcaagaagaaagcGAAGAGTCgtcagatgaagaggacgaTATGGTGCTGACTGGACAAATGGATCTCAGTATTCTTATCTATGGTAAGGATGTATATGATTACGATGTGAGACAACTCAAAGGCAAGAACCGAATGTTCCCCTTTGCTCAAAAACGACGACGTGTCGATGACTATGGTGACGTTATTCGCAGTGATGATTTTGTCAGAGTCGTAGAAAAGACAGAGTCCGAGAGTAATAGTGGTGGACGTGGTAAATCACGAATGGGCGGTAAACGTGGATGGAACAACGAAGGAAACGggaaaaacaaaaataacaatCAAGAAGACGAGGGTCCTGGTAGGGGCAAGAGCAATGTAGATAGACAGGCCGATAACTTGGCGCCATCACTCATCATACCGGTGAAAATCGTGCCTACTACAGAAGAAATAACTGCTCTCTGCTCCATAGACTTTATTGACTTTGAAGGCCTGACGGACGAGCGGtcattgaagatgataaTCCCTCTTATTCAACCTAAAAAACTCATCATGATCCCATCGAATGATGAAAACAGCTCGACAAAACTATATGAATCTCTGGCACAAGTAATTCCCGCCAACGGTATATTCACAGCCACTGCTAATGAGGCCATCAATGCAAGTATCAACAGTTTTGCATTTAATGTTAAGATTTCTCCCGAATTGGAAGGTCTTCTTAGTTGGCAGAAGATTCTCGGTGATTACTCTGTTGCACATATCACCGGTCGTCTGGTAATCAAAGACAATGAAGAGGCTGAAcaaacaccagcagaaggTGTCAAACTACTCAAAGCAGAAGACAGTTCAATGGAGGTAGATGACAAAGAGGTGGTGGAAATTGATAAAGACGAAGATATGAAAGATGAAAAAGAACAGGAAACAGCGAAATTAGATTTAGACTTGCCACTTCTTAAAGCCAATTCGACCACCAGCAAAGAAATCACTATTGTGCCGCTTCAAACTGCGTTAGagttggcagcagcaccaagaTCGAATCCCTTGCTGGTAGGAGATATCAAACTTGCCGAGTTGAAGAAGCGATTAATTGCACAAGGACATAGAGCAGAATTCAGAGCTGAAGGTATTCTTGTATGCGATGAGAAGGTTGCTGTCCGCAAAATTGCTGAAGGCAGACTCATTATTGAGGGCGGTATCGAAAAGGAGTTTTATCAAACTAGGAATCTCATTAGATCTTTACTTGCAACTGTCTAG
- the OYE3 gene encoding Oye3p (Conserved NADPH oxidoreductase containing flavin mononucleotide (FMN); homologous to Oye2p with different ligand binding and catalytic properties; has potential roles in oxidative stress response and programmed cell death; GO_component: GO:0005575 - cellular_component [Evidence ND]; GO_function: GO:0010181 - FMN binding [Evidence IEA]; GO_function: GO:0003959 - NADPH dehydrogenase activity [Evidence IEA]; GO_function: GO:0003959 - NADPH dehydrogenase activity [Evidence IDA,ISS] [PMID 7836424]; GO_function: GO:0003824 - catalytic activity [Evidence IEA]; GO_function: GO:0016491 - oxidoreductase activity [Evidence IEA,IEA]; GO_function: GO:0018548 - pentaerythritol trinitrate reductase activity [Evidence IEA]; GO_function: GO:0052690 - trichloro-p-hydroquinone reductive dehalogenase activity [Evidence IEA]; GO_process: GO:0006915 - apoptotic process [Evidence IMP] [PMID 17897954]; GO_process: GO:0055114 - oxidation-reduction process [Evidence IEA,IEA]), protein MTVTSTTPALYTPIKLGNVNLEHRVAMAPLTRFRTPNHIPPKAFAQYYEQRASRPGTFIITEATVISPKAGGYDNVPGIWSQEQIEGWKQVYSKINAKGSFAFLQLWAIGRVADPSVLEKEGITSGLVSASDVAVKNGATPRALTKAEIKEYIEDYVKAAKNAIEAGAAGVEIHGANGYLPDQFLHENTNRRTDEYGGSIENRARFVLEVVDALIEAVGAEKVSIRLSPWSSFNEVEPGVSPIPQWSYIITELEKRAQEGNRLAYIHLVEPRVDGSVDRDDFAGSNEFARNIWQGIILRAGGLVHDAEKLAEEDSKTIVALGRYFISNPDLVNRLEQKVELTPYDRSTFYATEPTDVSGYLDYKTATQ, encoded by the exons ATGACTGTCACTTCGACTACACCCGCTCTTTATACTCCTATTAAGTTGGGAAATGTTAACCTCGAGCACAGAGTCGCTATGGCTCCTTTGACTCGTTTTAGAACGCCCAACCATATTCCTCCCAAGGCATTTGCTCAGTATTACGAGCAAAGAGCTTCTCGTCCTGgtacttttattattactgaGGCTACTGTTATTTCACCCAAGGCTGGCGGGTACGATAATGTTCCTGGTATCTGGTCTCAGGAGCAAATTGAGGGCTGGAAGCAAGTTTACTCGAAAATTAATGCTAAGGGCTCTTTCGCATTTCTTCAACTTTGGGCTATTGGCCGAGTTGCTGATCCCAGTGTCCTCGAGAAAGAGGGTATCACTTCCGGACTTGTATCTGCTTCTGATGTTGCAGTAAAGAATGGAGCTACTCCTCGTGCTCTGACTAAGGCTGAGATCAAGGAATATATTGAGGATTATGTCAAGGCTGCTAAGAACGCTATTGAAGCgggagctgctggtgttgaaaTCCATGGTGCCAATGG ATATCTCCCAGATCAGTTTTTGCATGAGAATACTAATCGTCGTACTGATGAATATGGTGGTTCAATTGAGAACCGTGCTAGATTTGTTTTAGAGGTGGTTGATGCTCTAATTGAggctgttggtgctgaGAAAGTTAGTATCAGACTTTCTCCTTGGAGTAGCTTTAACGAGGTCGAGCCAGGTGTGAGTCCTATTCCTCAGTGGTCTTACATTATCACCGAGCTTGAGAAGCGTGCTCAGGAAGGTAACAGACTTGCTTATATTCATCTTGTTGAACCTCGTGTAGATGGCAGCGTTGATCGTGATGATTTTGCTGGCAGCAATGAGTTTGCTCGGAATATCTGGCAGGGCATTATTCTTCGTGCTGGTGGACTTGTCCATGATGCTGAGAAGCTCGCTGAGGAAGATTCCAAGACCATTGTTGCACTTGGAAGATATTTCATCTCTAATCCAGATCTCGTTAACCGTCTTGAGCAGAAGGTAGAGCTCACTCCTTATGATAGATCTACATTTTATGCTACAGAGCCTACAGATGTTTCTGGCTACCTTGATTACAAGACTGCTACTCAGTAG
- a CDS encoding PT repeat family protein, producing the protein MQPFIILVVNALIAATANAENPLDHLPTTLSSVFNAPPTSESTVSTSKCPYEQIWKGLNLLQRSYGYYQATSNEQQDSSNSDVTSANCTSTTTVTRTHYVPEFAEGNPFTGSNAYGRDAFEKNWNQFYGQPTEVAQDGVCTAFVSVTATHTIPSGVHHGQFVHTGFLSDLPSGFPTDFPTGFPSGMPPAFHSGFPTGVPSAFAAQMTGGEEFQSPGGLPRPQGGFPQLPSGFPTDYAGFAKNFPDDLPTSFPAAVPTFVVDYVNELKTVFPTGLPTNFVDLVKELPTTFPSGFPTPIAEIALNFQSRFASSVPPNFPTNFPLVPPNRGFGGQFPQGGLTGAPTGALTGVPAGSPSDLPSGQASPDVSGGFQGGAVGTPEAVSPSAGDVTNAPSADSLPTPNYAQFLGN; encoded by the coding sequence ATGCAACCCTTTATTATCCTCGTAGTGAATGCTCTTATTGCTGCTACAGCAAACGCTGAGAACCCTCTCGACCACTTGCCCACCACTTTGTCGTCTGTTTTCAATGCTCCCCCCACTTCGGAGTCTACTGTGTCAACTTCCAAGTGCCCATATGAGCAAATCTGGAAAGGTTTGAACCTTTTGCAAAGAAGTTATGGCTATTATCAGGCTACTTCAAACGAGCAGCAGGACAGTTCCAACTCCGATGTGACAAGTGCAAACTGTACTAGCACTACTACAGTCACTAGAACTCACTATGTTCCTGAATTTGCCGAGGGTAATCCGTTCACTGGCTCCAACGCTTACGGTAGAGATGCTTTTGAGAAAAATTGGAACCAATTTTATGGACAGCCTACTGAAGTAGCACAGGATGGTGTTTGCACAGCATTTGTGTCTGTAACTGCTACACATACCATCCCATCTGGCGTCCATCACGGACAGTTTGTTCATACTGGATTTCTTAGTGACCTTCCCAGTGGCTTCCCAACCGATTTCCCAACTGGTTTTCCTAGTGGAATGCCTCCTGCATTTCACTCTGGGTTCCCAACTGGTGTCCCCTCTGCGTTTGCTGCTCAAATGACTGGAGGTGAGGAGTTCCAGTCTCCTGGTGGATTGCCTAGGCCTCAAGGTGGTTTCCCTCAGCTTCCATCTGGATTCCCTACCGATTACGCTGGCTTTGCTAAAAACTTTCCCGATGATCTTCCCACCAGCTTCCCAGCTGCTGTTCCAACTTTCGTTGTTGACTATGTCAATGAATTGAAAACTGTCTTTCCTACAGGCTTGCCTACCAATTTTGTTGATCTAGTTAAGGAGCTACCTACTACATTCCCTTCAGGTTTTCCCACACCAATTGCTGAAATTGCATTGAACTTCCAGAGTAGATTCGCCTCTTCAGTTCCTCCCAATTTCCCCACCAACTTCCCACTTGTTCCCCCAAATAGAGGGTTCGGAGGACAGTTCCCACAAGGAGGCTTAACTGGGGCTCCGACTGGCGCTCTTACTGGCGTACCTGCTGGCTCACCTAGTGATTTGCCTTCTGGTCAGGCAAGCCCCGATGTTTCTGGAGGTTTCCAAGGTGGTGCCGTCGGAACTCCCGAAGCTGTTTCACCTTCAGCTGGTGATGTCACTAATGCACCTTCAGCAGACTCGCTTCCTACTCCAAATTATGCTCAATTTCTTGGAAATTAA
- the MGM1 gene encoding dynamin-related GTPase MGM1 (Mitochondrial GTPase, present in complex with Ugo1p and Fzo1p; required for mitochondrial morphology, fusion, and genome maintenance; exists as long and short form with different distributions; ratio of long to short forms is regulated by Psd1p; homolog of human OPA1 involved in autosomal dominant optic atrophy; GO_component: GO:0031314 - extrinsic component of mitochondrial inner membrane [Evidence IDA] [PMID 11038181]; GO_component: GO:0016021 - integral component of membrane [Evidence IEA]; GO_component: GO:0031304 - intrinsic component of mitochondrial inner membrane [Evidence IDA] [PMID 19505460]; GO_component: GO:0016020 - membrane [Evidence IEA]; GO_component: GO:0030061 - mitochondrial crista [Evidence IDA] [PMID 19505460]; GO_component: GO:0097002 - mitochondrial inner boundary membrane [Evidence IDA] [PMID 19505460]; GO_component: GO:0005743 - mitochondrial inner membrane [Evidence IEA,IEA]; GO_component: GO:0005758 - mitochondrial intermembrane space [Evidence IDA] [PMID 11038181]; GO_component: GO:0005758 - mitochondrial intermembrane space [Evidence IDA] [PMID 12707284]; GO_component: GO:0005739 - mitochondrion [Evidence IEA]; GO_component: GO:0005739 - mitochondrion [Evidence IDA] [PMID 16823961]; GO_function: GO:0005525 - GTP binding [Evidence IEA,IEA]; GO_function: GO:0003924 - GTPase activity [Evidence IEA]; GO_function: GO:0003924 - GTPase activity [Evidence ISA] [PMID 11038181]; GO_function: GO:0016787 - hydrolase activity [Evidence IEA]; GO_function: GO:0000166 - nucleotide binding [Evidence IEA]; GO_process: GO:0006184 - GTP catabolic process [Evidence IEA]; GO_process: GO:0061025 - membrane fusion [Evidence IDA] [PMID 22977249]; GO_process: GO:0008152 - metabolic process [Evidence IEA]; GO_process: GO:0008053 - mitochondrial fusion [Evidence IDA] [PMID 12566426]; GO_process: GO:0008053 - mitochondrial fusion [Evidence IMP,IPI] [PMID 12808034]; GO_process: GO:0000002 - mitochondrial genome maintenance [Evidence IMP] [PMID 1532158]; GO_process: GO:0007005 - mitochondrion organization [Evidence IMP] [PMID 15125685]), whose amino-acid sequence MLARVAGRTRTGVVRAGTAGGSAVSKELGSFVKSTGGHGSHRSGLDGVSTTATTVSRRLFSSANPVSKLSKSHSPLSAQSKLEITKRMAPGNTLLLQYPSPFLRRLHTPVMPGGSSGANMTTRLFSIYSIPKFFAKVIRVPAAAASTVVGGAAYVSYKVQEASSYTVDKLHQASDMITGAFSSAKSALENIELPDFSLGEFWDSKAADKAADDSESSSGNGGNGQNSSSGGGGGGEEGNGAGAAALAAGVALGVDDETNPDGSMSAGTEDQMMVLTKKMIEIRSILQRVDQSDTLQLPSIVVIGSQSSGKSSVLEAIVGHEFLPKGSNMVTRRPIELTLINTPDSAAEYGEFPALGIGKVTDFSQIQKTLTDLNLSVPDSEAVSDEPIQLHIYSPHIPDLTLIDLPGYIQVAASDQPGSLKQRINELCEKYIQQPNVILAISAADVDLANSSALKASRRVDPRGERTIGVITKMDLVDPDRGYDVLTNKSYPLKMGYVGVITRAPTPVGGLFRRSSNNITTLVSQNEQNFFSQHPEYKDAAITVGTSQLRRKLMTVLEKTMANSLEPTCESIHQELEEATYQFKVEYNDRVLTPQTYLAGSVDSFKLAFKDLTSQLGRDQVRKLLKSELDQKVLDILAQRYWNKPLVAPSPNAKGGNPSDLYTVGADLFEPPISELPNSAPDDVFWHRKLDASASALTKLGMGRLSTSLVINELTNEMDELVAATNFRNHPYARNAIQEATADILNMRFYSTADQVENCIKPYKYEVEVEDREWTSSREHSYNLLKEELRQCEATFATLKRNIGSSKLTQVMKFVDQTRPTRTNKSNASTPPHPPPEGTEAFGFSQALLTKGREAVFLRDRADILKLRMAAVKSRQCKSKENKYYCPEVFLDVVAEKLTQTAVLFLNVELLSDFYYNFPRELDNRLGKSLTEEQVEAFAKQDVKIRRHIELQQRKELLELALSKIESVIELQKSRVKPDMRR is encoded by the coding sequence ATGTTGGCCCGTGTTGCTGGTCGCACCAGAACTGGTGTTGTTCGTGCGGGAACGGCCGGTGGGAGTGCGGTGTCGAAAGAACTGGGTTCTTTTGTGAAATCAACCGGCGGTCATGGTAGCCACCGGTCGGGTTTAGATGGGGTTTCGACTACTGCGACTACTGTGAGTAGAAGGCTATTTTCAAGTGCCAATCCGGTTTCAAAACTTTCTAAATCTCACAGTCCACTGTCAGCACAGTCGAAACTGGAAATTACTAAACGTATGGCCCCTGGTAATACTCTCTTGTTACAGTATCCGTCGCCTTTTCTTCGCAGATTACATACTCCGGTGATGCCAGGAGGATCATCCGGTGCGAACATGACGACCCGGCTCTTTTCGATTTATTCAATTCCAAAGTTCTTTGCAAAAGTGATTCGAGTACCTGCTGCAGCCGCTAGTACAGTTGTTGGAGGCGCAGCTTATGTCAGTTACAAAGTTCAAGAAGCATCGAGTTATACAGTGGATAAGCTACATCAAGCGTCGGATATGATTACTGGAGCATTTTCATCAGCCAAGTCTGCTCTTGAGAATATAGAACTTCCAGATTTCAGTTTAGGAGAGTTCTGGGATTCAAAAGCTGCCGAtaaagctgctgatgacagCGAGTCGAGTTCTGGAAACGGTGGCAATGGTCAaaacagtagcagtggtggtggaggtggtggtgaagaaggtaatggtgctggagctgctgcatTGGCTGCTGGAGTAGCACTTGGTGTTGATGACGAGACGAATCCCGATGGATCGATGTCAGCGGGTACTGAAGACCAAATGATGGTGTTGACCAAGAAAATGATCGAGATCAGGTCTATTTTACAGCGTGTGGACCAGTCGGATACGTTACAGCTGCCATCgattgttgttattggaTCACAGAGTTCAGGTAAATCGTCTGTTTTAGAAGCTATAGTCGGTCATGAGTTTTTACCAAAAGGTTCCAATATGGTTACGAGACGACCAATTGAATTGACACTTATTAATACCCCCGACTCAGCAGCCGAGTATGGTGAGTTCCCTGCATTAGGTATTGGCAAAGTGACCGATTTTTCCCAAATTCAAAAGACCCTGACCGACTTGAACTTGTCAGTTCCTGATAGCGAAGCTGTCTCTGACGAACCCATTCAATTGCATATATATTCGCCACACATTCCCGACCTGACATTGATTGACTTGCCTGGTTATATTcaagtagcagcatcagatCAGCCCGGAAGTTTAAAGCAACGAATCAACGAGCTGTGTGAGAAATACATTCAACAGCCAAATGTCATTCTTGCTATTTCAGCTGCCGATGTTGATTTGGCCAACAGCAGCGCTCTTAAAGCCAGTCGAAGAGTTGATCCTAGAGGTGAGAGAACCATTGGCGTTATCACGAAAATGGACTTGGTTGACCCTGATAGAGGATATGACGTTCTGACCAACAAATCGTATCCATTGAAAATGGGATATGTGGGTGTCATTACTAGAGCCCCAACACCAGTTGGCGGTTTATTCCGACGAAGTTCGAATAACATTACCACGTTGGTATCACAAAATGAGCAAAACTTTTTCTCTCAGCATCCCGAGTATAAGGATGCCGCGATTACTGTCGGAACTTCACAACTTCGACGGAAATTAATGACCGTACTGGAGAAAACCATGGCTAACAGTCTTGAACCAACATGCGAATCAATTCACCAAGAgcttgaagaagcaacaTACCAGTTCAAGGTAGAATATAACGATCGAGTGTTGACTCCACAGACATACTTAGCTGGCTCAGTAGACAGCTTTAAGCTTGCATTCAAGGACCTCACTTCACAACTCGGAAGAGATCAAGTACGCAAGCTACTCAAAAGTGAGCTCGATCAGAAAGTACTTGATATTCTTGCTCAGAGATACTGGAACAAGCCACTGGTAGCACCATCTCCTAACGCTAAAGGCGGCAATCCTTCAGACCTGTACACAGTTGGAGCAGATTTGTTTGAGCCACCTATCAGTGAACTGCCAAATTCAGCACCTGATGATGTGTTCTGGCATCGTAAGCTTGATGCTTCTGCATCTGCCCTTACTAAACTGGGAATGGGAAGGCTTTCAACTTCACTTGTTATCAATGAATTGACCAACGAGATGGATGAGCTTGTAGCAGCGACTAACTTCAGGAACCATCCTTATGCTCGCAATGCTATCCAAGAAGCCACTGCTGATATTCTGAACATGCGGTTCTACTCTACTGCCGACCAAGTAGAAAACTGTATTAAACCTTACAAATATGAAGTCGAAGTCGAAGACAGAGAATGGACCAGTTCACGTGAACACAGTTATAACTTGTTGAAGGAAGAACTTCGCCAGTGTGAGGCGACTTTTGCAACTCTCAAGCGAAATATTGGCAGTAGCAAGCTGACCCAGGTGATGAAGTTTGTTGATCAGACTCGACCTACTCGAACAAACAAGAGTAATGCGTCGACCCCACCACATCCTCCACCAGAAGGTACCGAAGCATTTGGATTTTCACAAGCGCTTCTTACCAAGGGAAGAGAAGCTGTGTTCCTGCGTGATAGAGCCGATATTCTAAAGCTGCGTATGGCCGCTGTAAAGTCTCGTCAATGCAAGTCCaaggaaaataaatattactGTCCAGAGGTGTTCCTTGACGTTGTTGCTGAAAAACTGACTCAGACAGCTGTATTATTCCTGAACGTGGAGCTTTTGTCTGATTTTTATTACAATTTCCCGCGAGAGCTGGATAATAGATTAGGCAAGAGTCTCACTGAAGAACAGGTCGAAGCTTTTGCCAAGCAGGATGTCAAAATTCGTCGTCATATTGAGCTCCAGCAGCGCAAAGAGTTATTGGAGCTTGCACTTAGTAAGATTGAAAGTGTTATTGAGCTGCAAAAGTCTCGTGTCAAACCTGATATGCGAAGGTAA